From Bordetella flabilis, the proteins below share one genomic window:
- a CDS encoding SDR family oxidoreductase — protein MDLGLKGKTAMVTGGSKGIGLAVARALMAEGVRVGIVARGQAGLDAALAQLSGQGGQAFAVAADLIDPGQAAQAVARIEEALGPIDILVNSAGAARRHDPETLTADKWRAAMDAKFFTYIHTQDEVLKRLRARGAQGAIVNIIGSGGKTPTTTHLAGGSANAALMLATVGSAHHYAQYGIRINAINPGGTVTERVQEGLAVEAKTHGISKEEARSRAEASIPLGRYAEPEEVADVAVFLASARASYVVGAVVPMTGGLAPVI, from the coding sequence ATGGATCTCGGCTTAAAAGGCAAGACCGCCATGGTGACCGGCGGCAGCAAGGGCATCGGCCTGGCGGTGGCCAGGGCATTGATGGCCGAGGGCGTACGCGTGGGTATCGTCGCGCGCGGGCAGGCAGGCCTGGATGCGGCCCTGGCGCAACTGTCGGGGCAGGGCGGTCAGGCCTTCGCGGTCGCGGCCGACCTGATCGATCCGGGCCAGGCCGCCCAGGCGGTCGCGCGCATCGAGGAGGCGCTCGGCCCCATCGACATCCTGGTCAACAGCGCGGGCGCGGCGCGCCGGCACGATCCCGAAACGCTGACGGCGGATAAATGGCGCGCCGCCATGGACGCCAAATTCTTCACCTATATCCATACGCAGGACGAGGTGCTCAAGCGCCTGCGGGCACGCGGCGCCCAGGGCGCCATCGTCAATATCATCGGGTCCGGTGGCAAGACGCCCACGACCACCCATCTGGCCGGCGGGTCGGCCAATGCGGCCCTGATGCTGGCCACCGTGGGCTCGGCCCATCATTATGCGCAGTACGGCATACGCATCAACGCCATCAACCCCGGCGGCACGGTGACCGAGCGCGTGCAGGAAGGCCTGGCCGTGGAAGCCAAGACCCATGGCATCAGCAAGGAAGAGGCGCGCAGCCGGGCGGAAGCCAGTATTCCGCTCGGCCGGTATGCGGAACCGGAGGAAGTCGCCGACGTGGCGGTGTTCCTGGCCAGCGCCCGGGCAAGCTATGTCGTGGGCGCCGTCGTGCCGATGACCGGCGGCCTGGCGCCGGTCATCTAG
- a CDS encoding cupin domain-containing protein, translating into MLKITKTGFPFIAAGALMVQLAHAAPPAGHASHAAAAPEAIVTSLMAKPLPDIPGKEGVMITVDYPPGAVDPVHRHDAHSFVYVLEGSIVMQVKGGKEVTLTPGQTFYEAPDDIHTVGRNASQTQPAKFIVFLIKKPGAPILTPLQ; encoded by the coding sequence ATGCTGAAGATCACCAAAACCGGATTTCCCTTCATCGCCGCAGGCGCGCTGATGGTGCAACTGGCCCACGCCGCCCCGCCGGCCGGTCATGCGTCCCACGCCGCCGCCGCGCCCGAAGCCATCGTCACGTCGCTCATGGCCAAGCCGCTGCCCGATATTCCCGGCAAGGAAGGGGTGATGATTACGGTGGATTATCCGCCGGGCGCGGTCGATCCCGTACACCGCCACGATGCGCACAGCTTCGTCTACGTACTGGAAGGCAGCATCGTGATGCAGGTGAAAGGCGGCAAGGAGGTCACGCTCACCCCCGGCCAGACGTTCTACGAAGCACCGGACGACATCCACACCGTCGGCCGTAATGCCAGCCAGACCCAGCCGGCGAAGTTCATTGTGTTCCTGATCAAGAAACCAGGGGCGCCCATCCTCACACCCCTGCAGTAA
- a CDS encoding Ohr family peroxiredoxin translates to MSELHPPSSSLLDKFRGDEFAPLYTASVTVQGGAAAHGRASGIARSEDGQLEVDLRLPPELGGPGGGTNPEQLFAAGYAACFHGALSLLAAKAGLAIPDAEVKVSVTFGRDPVDGLYALRAKVEVRLPGLDQAPAEELVRNTERLCPYTKMTRRGMESAVALAP, encoded by the coding sequence ATGAGCGAACTGCACCCGCCGTCCTCTAGCTTGCTGGATAAATTCCGGGGGGATGAGTTCGCTCCCCTGTACACGGCCTCCGTCACCGTGCAGGGAGGCGCGGCCGCCCATGGCCGGGCGTCCGGCATCGCGCGGTCCGAGGACGGCCAGCTGGAGGTGGACCTGAGGCTGCCCCCGGAGCTGGGCGGTCCCGGCGGGGGCACCAACCCCGAGCAACTTTTCGCCGCCGGCTACGCCGCCTGTTTCCATGGCGCGCTTAGCCTGCTCGCAGCGAAGGCGGGCCTGGCCATCCCCGACGCGGAGGTCAAGGTTTCCGTGACATTCGGCCGAGACCCGGTCGACGGCCTTTATGCGCTCAGGGCGAAGGTGGAGGTCCGCCTCCCGGGGCTGGACCAGGCGCCCGCCGAAGAACTGGTGCGCAATACCGAGCGCTTATGTCCGTACACCAAAATGACGCGGCGCGGCATGGAAAGCGCGGTCGCCCTGGCGCCATAG
- a CDS encoding bestrophin family protein, producing MHLGRSYRLFEFVLWTRRKIYRLLVLGLVPVLLYQVLGLKWLTLPLTVVTLLGTATSFVVGFKNVQTYTRTVEAQKIWMAIVNTSRYWGMISRDFVGDVARSGALLNGHLAWLTALRYQLRTPRVWETVETASNAEYQKHYVIPERQQPLQAALSRYLSPEDLRTVSDADSISVQLLGMQGQAVRRLYDEGLIASSEYTEFNSRIREFLDLQGQAERIKNFPYPRQYAIINTFFVRSFCLLLPFGLMGEFDRLNDSVGGIMHGEMIWLAVPFSVMISWIYTALEQVGEGTENPFEGSANDVPISHLSLVIERDIKQMQGRADLPGLPPSREIVL from the coding sequence ATGCATTTGGGCAGATCCTACCGCTTGTTCGAGTTCGTCCTTTGGACGAGACGAAAGATCTACCGGCTGCTGGTGCTGGGCTTGGTGCCGGTGCTGTTGTATCAGGTACTGGGCCTGAAATGGCTGACGCTGCCCTTGACGGTGGTGACGCTGTTGGGCACGGCCACGTCATTCGTGGTCGGTTTCAAGAACGTGCAGACCTATACCCGTACCGTGGAAGCGCAGAAGATCTGGATGGCCATCGTCAACACCAGCCGCTACTGGGGCATGATCAGCCGGGATTTCGTAGGGGATGTGGCGCGCTCCGGCGCATTATTGAACGGGCACCTGGCCTGGTTGACGGCGCTGCGTTACCAGTTGCGGACGCCGCGGGTCTGGGAGACGGTGGAAACCGCTTCGAACGCCGAGTATCAGAAGCACTACGTGATCCCGGAAAGGCAGCAGCCGCTGCAGGCCGCCTTGTCCCGGTATCTGTCTCCCGAAGACCTGCGGACGGTGTCGGACGCGGACAGTATTTCCGTGCAGTTGCTGGGTATGCAGGGCCAGGCGGTCCGGCGACTGTACGACGAAGGCCTTATCGCGTCTTCCGAGTACACCGAGTTCAATAGCCGCATCCGCGAGTTCCTCGATCTGCAGGGCCAGGCCGAACGCATCAAGAATTTTCCCTATCCGCGCCAGTACGCCATTATCAACACCTTCTTCGTACGATCGTTCTGCCTGCTGCTGCCGTTTGGGCTGATGGGGGAATTCGACCGCCTGAACGACAGCGTGGGCGGGATCATGCATGGCGAGATGATCTGGCTGGCGGTGCCTTTCAGCGTCATGATCTCGTGGATCTACACGGCGCTGGAACAGGTGGGCGAGGGCACCGAGAATCCATTCGAGGGCAGCGCCAACGACGTGCCGATCAGTCATTTGAGCCTGGTGATCGAACGCGACATCAAGCAGATGCAGGGACGGGCCGATCTTCCGGGCCTGCCTCCATCTCGCGAGATCGTGCTGTAG
- a CDS encoding tripartite tricarboxylate transporter substrate binding protein encodes MFKPRLETLRAWLLATATLLPALAGAQGFPEKPIRLIVPFAAGGGTDSIARDMARSLGEKLGQAVVVENRGGGGGSIGANAVAHAAPDGYTLLFATSTFVTNAAAEASTSYDVEKSFQPIALIGRGPLLVVTTRDLGVDSVAQLRDLASKKPGTINFCSAGNGSINHLSGELFKQRAGVQMTHVPYKGSGPATMDLLAGRVQVFFATVPTILPQVKDQRVRLLAVTSKTRSPLFPDTPTMAEAGIPDFDISTWWGVLAPAGTPKDIVEKLNVAVNDAAAADLTRRRLTDEGADLFKGTPADFAQVLHNELTLWRGVVKQSGIKLD; translated from the coding sequence GTGTTCAAACCGCGCCTCGAAACCCTGCGTGCGTGGCTGCTCGCCACGGCGACCTTGCTGCCTGCGCTGGCTGGCGCGCAAGGCTTTCCCGAAAAGCCCATACGCCTTATCGTGCCGTTTGCCGCGGGCGGCGGGACCGACAGCATCGCCCGCGACATGGCCCGCAGCCTGGGGGAAAAGCTGGGCCAGGCCGTGGTCGTGGAAAACCGCGGTGGGGGAGGCGGCTCGATCGGGGCCAATGCCGTGGCCCATGCCGCGCCCGACGGCTATACCCTGCTGTTCGCCACCTCCACGTTCGTGACCAACGCCGCGGCGGAAGCCTCGACCAGCTATGACGTCGAGAAGTCCTTCCAGCCCATCGCCCTGATCGGCCGCGGCCCGTTGCTGGTGGTGACCACCAGGGACCTGGGCGTGGACAGCGTGGCCCAGTTGCGCGATCTGGCCTCGAAAAAACCGGGAACGATCAATTTCTGCTCTGCCGGCAACGGCAGCATCAACCATTTGTCCGGCGAACTCTTCAAGCAGCGCGCCGGTGTGCAGATGACGCATGTGCCCTACAAGGGCAGCGGGCCGGCGACGATGGATCTGCTGGCGGGCCGCGTGCAGGTGTTCTTCGCCACCGTGCCGACCATCCTGCCGCAGGTCAAGGACCAGCGCGTGCGGTTGCTGGCCGTGACAAGCAAGACCCGTTCGCCGCTCTTTCCCGATACGCCGACCATGGCCGAGGCCGGGATTCCGGACTTCGACATCAGCACCTGGTGGGGCGTGCTGGCTCCGGCGGGCACGCCGAAGGACATCGTCGAGAAGCTGAATGTGGCGGTCAATGATGCCGCGGCCGCCGACCTGACGCGGCGGCGCCTGACCGACGAAGGCGCGGACCTGTTCAAGGGCACGCCGGCCGATTTCGCGCAGGTCTTGCATAACGAGCTCACGCTCTGGCGCGGCGTGGTGAAGCAGTCCGGCATCAAGCTGGACTGA
- a CDS encoding isocitrate/isopropylmalate dehydrogenase family protein, translated as MKIVVLPGDGIGPETMAVTVDALHAADRRFGLGLQLDHDIAGHESLQRHGATVTPALLEKVRAADGLMLGPMATYDFKDEAKGEINPSKFFRKALDLYANIRPARTYPGIPARLGEFDLVVVRENTEGFYADRNIESGPSEMLITPDLVISLRRITRLCCERIARSAFELAMTRKKHVTIVHKANVLKLGDGMFIDMCHQVGKEFPDVRIDEVIVDAMMAHVVRAPDRYDVIVTTNMFGDILSDLTAELSGSLGLGGSLNAGREHAMGQAAHGSAPDIAGQNIANPASLILSAAMLLNWYGQRKGKQAFMEASAAMEKTLADTIQARECTVDVGGKLGTREAGAAFVKRLEAAAN; from the coding sequence ATGAAAATCGTAGTGCTGCCCGGCGACGGGATCGGACCGGAAACCATGGCCGTGACGGTCGACGCCCTGCATGCGGCGGATCGCCGCTTCGGCCTGGGCCTGCAGCTGGATCACGATATCGCCGGCCACGAGAGCCTGCAGCGCCACGGTGCGACGGTCACTCCCGCGTTGCTGGAAAAGGTGCGCGCGGCCGACGGCCTGATGCTGGGCCCCATGGCGACGTACGACTTCAAGGACGAGGCCAAGGGCGAGATCAATCCCTCGAAGTTCTTCCGCAAGGCGCTGGACCTGTACGCCAATATCCGGCCGGCACGTACCTATCCCGGCATTCCCGCACGCCTGGGCGAGTTCGACCTGGTAGTGGTGCGCGAGAACACCGAAGGCTTCTACGCCGACCGCAATATCGAGTCGGGCCCCAGCGAAATGCTGATCACCCCGGACCTCGTGATATCGCTGCGGCGGATCACGCGGCTCTGCTGCGAGCGCATCGCCCGCTCGGCCTTCGAGCTGGCCATGACCCGCAAGAAGCATGTGACCATCGTGCACAAGGCCAATGTCCTGAAGCTGGGCGATGGCATGTTCATCGACATGTGCCACCAGGTGGGCAAGGAGTTCCCGGATGTCCGCATCGACGAGGTCATCGTGGACGCCATGATGGCGCACGTCGTGCGCGCGCCGGACCGCTACGACGTCATCGTCACGACGAATATGTTCGGCGACATCCTGTCGGACCTGACCGCCGAGCTGTCGGGCAGCCTGGGCCTGGGTGGTTCCTTGAACGCCGGACGCGAACATGCCATGGGGCAGGCGGCGCATGGCTCCGCGCCCGACATTGCCGGGCAGAACATCGCCAACCCCGCCTCGCTGATCCTGTCGGCCGCAATGCTGCTGAACTGGTATGGCCAGCGCAAGGGCAAGCAGGCTTTCATGGAGGCCAGTGCCGCCATGGAAAAAACGCTGGCCGACACCATCCAGGCGCGCGAGTGCACGGTCGATGTGGGCGGCAAGCTCGGTACGCGCGAGGCGGGCGCCGCGTTCGTGAAGCGGCTGGAAGCTGCCGCGAATTGA
- a CDS encoding RNA polymerase sigma-70 factor, giving the protein MTDSTSLFNSHRPRLLAIAYRMLGAVAEAEDVVQDAWLRWHDADPSKLDNPEAWLVTVTTRLSIDRLRALKAQREKYEGVWLPEPLLMPQPATPEEIHEFSDDVSVAFLFLLERLSPEARAAFLMREVFDADYDEVARTLGKTEAACRQLVSRAKQQLRQESPRRKVSRETHRHLMARFADAMQRGDFHGLHALLNDNAELIGDGGGKATAFPYLAGGKRLAQLFYAGARRYGDNVRVELALVNGQWSLLRYIHGSLESVQSYETDGRRIVRVLVQRNPDKLARVAAALPRH; this is encoded by the coding sequence ATGACCGACTCCACCAGCCTGTTCAATAGTCATCGCCCCCGCTTGCTCGCCATTGCCTACCGCATGCTGGGCGCGGTCGCGGAGGCCGAGGACGTGGTGCAGGATGCCTGGCTGCGCTGGCACGACGCCGATCCATCGAAACTGGACAATCCCGAAGCCTGGCTGGTTACGGTGACGACGCGCCTGTCCATAGACCGCCTGCGCGCACTCAAGGCGCAACGGGAAAAGTACGAGGGCGTCTGGCTGCCCGAACCTTTGCTGATGCCCCAGCCGGCCACACCGGAGGAAATCCACGAATTCTCCGACGATGTGTCCGTGGCGTTCCTGTTCCTGCTGGAGCGGCTGTCGCCGGAGGCGCGGGCGGCCTTCCTGATGCGCGAGGTCTTCGACGCCGATTACGACGAGGTCGCTCGAACCCTGGGCAAGACGGAGGCGGCCTGCCGCCAACTGGTAAGCCGGGCGAAGCAGCAATTGCGCCAGGAATCGCCTCGCCGGAAGGTCTCGCGCGAAACGCACCGCCACCTCATGGCGCGCTTCGCCGATGCCATGCAGCGCGGCGATTTCCACGGCCTGCATGCCCTGCTCAATGACAATGCCGAACTGATCGGCGACGGCGGCGGCAAGGCCACGGCCTTCCCCTACCTGGCGGGCGGGAAAAGGCTGGCGCAGTTGTTCTATGCCGGCGCGCGGCGCTATGGCGACAATGTGCGGGTGGAACTGGCGCTTGTGAACGGACAGTGGTCGCTGCTGCGCTACATACACGGTTCCCTGGAATCGGTGCAGTCATACGAAACGGACGGCCGCCGCATCGTCCGTGTGCTGGTGCAACGCAATCCGGACAAGCTGGCGCGCGTCGCGGCCGCGTTGCCACGGCACTGA
- a CDS encoding isocitrate lyase/PEP mutase family protein, translating to MSETTKQRLRRRIEQRDGLVVPGAFNAMSARVVADQGFEAVYLTGAGLTNMHYGVPDLGIIGLRDVADATARIRDAVDIPLLVDADTGFGNAVNVWHTVRALERAGADAIQLEDQVFPKRCGHFSGKEVAPLPEMLGKIRAAADARVDPDFLIIARTDSRAVLGFEAAVERAQAFADAGADVLFVEATESLDEVRRLPTLLNRPQLVNIVIGGKTPPLPAEELGKMGYGIVLYANAALQGAVAGMQRALGVLKRDGQLKEDPALVAPFQERQRLVQKPLYDDLEKRYAE from the coding sequence ATGAGTGAAACAACCAAACAGCGCCTGCGTCGCCGGATAGAGCAGCGCGACGGCCTGGTCGTGCCAGGCGCCTTCAACGCGATGAGCGCGCGCGTGGTCGCGGACCAGGGCTTCGAGGCTGTTTACCTGACGGGCGCGGGCCTGACCAATATGCACTATGGCGTGCCCGACCTCGGCATTATCGGGCTGCGCGACGTGGCCGACGCCACTGCCCGCATCCGCGATGCGGTCGATATTCCCTTGCTGGTCGATGCCGACACCGGCTTCGGCAATGCGGTGAATGTGTGGCATACCGTGCGTGCGCTCGAACGCGCCGGCGCGGACGCCATCCAGCTGGAAGACCAGGTGTTCCCCAAGCGCTGCGGCCATTTCTCCGGCAAGGAGGTCGCGCCGCTGCCCGAGATGCTGGGCAAGATACGCGCCGCGGCCGACGCGCGCGTGGACCCGGACTTCCTTATCATTGCGCGCACCGATTCGCGCGCCGTGCTGGGTTTCGAGGCGGCGGTCGAACGCGCGCAGGCCTTCGCCGACGCGGGCGCCGACGTGCTGTTCGTCGAGGCCACGGAAAGCCTGGATGAGGTGCGGCGCCTGCCCACCCTGCTGAACCGGCCGCAGCTGGTGAACATCGTCATCGGCGGCAAGACGCCGCCGCTGCCCGCGGAGGAACTGGGCAAGATGGGCTATGGCATCGTGCTGTATGCCAACGCCGCCTTGCAGGGCGCGGTGGCCGGCATGCAGCGCGCCCTGGGCGTGCTCAAGCGGGACGGCCAGCTCAAGGAAGACCCGGCGCTGGTCGCGCCCTTCCAGGAGCGCCAGCGGCTGGTGCAGAAGCCGCTGTACGACGACCTGGAAAAGCGCTACGCGGAATAG
- a CDS encoding LysR family transcriptional regulator encodes MDNRPSPPDSPASCAPSPCSAADSLAHSFATSYAGVVAFIAVASEGNFAKAGDRLGIGRSAVSRSVQKLEDQLGTRLFVRTTRSTSLTREGERFYEKCHAGVERIVQALDDMRELRQGPPSGRLRVCSTVGFGRKVVAPLLSGFQAAYPGISVELVLDDGVTDFTTDRIDVSFRNGRMEDSQVIAKQLIPMQMHVCAAPAYVAMHGLPQDIDELAGHRCVDFRLASGRVYEWEFKVGGQMRKFAPRAMLTFNDADLVLQAVLGGQGIAQMAGYQISDHLRAGSLVACLPQYAPDDRGHYICYLSRDHLPGRMRVFIDYMTTHIRALDLQTLDSFLPKQG; translated from the coding sequence ATGGATAACAGACCATCCCCCCCTGACTCGCCTGCGTCCTGCGCGCCATCCCCATGCAGCGCCGCGGATTCCCTCGCGCACAGTTTCGCCACCAGTTACGCCGGCGTCGTCGCCTTCATCGCGGTCGCCTCGGAAGGCAATTTCGCCAAGGCGGGCGACCGCCTCGGCATCGGGCGGTCCGCCGTCAGCCGCAGCGTGCAGAAGCTGGAAGATCAACTGGGCACCCGCCTGTTCGTGCGTACTACCCGCAGTACATCCCTGACGCGCGAGGGCGAGCGGTTCTACGAAAAATGCCACGCGGGGGTCGAACGCATCGTGCAGGCGCTGGACGACATGCGCGAATTGCGCCAGGGACCGCCTTCCGGCCGGCTGCGCGTCTGCTCGACCGTGGGATTCGGCCGGAAAGTCGTCGCGCCCTTGTTGAGCGGCTTCCAGGCCGCTTATCCCGGGATCTCGGTCGAACTGGTGCTGGACGACGGCGTAACCGATTTCACGACGGACCGGATCGACGTTTCGTTCCGCAACGGTCGCATGGAGGACAGCCAGGTCATCGCCAAGCAGTTGATCCCGATGCAAATGCATGTATGCGCCGCGCCGGCCTATGTCGCGATGCATGGACTGCCGCAAGACATCGATGAACTGGCCGGCCATCGCTGCGTGGATTTCCGCCTGGCGTCGGGACGGGTGTACGAATGGGAGTTCAAGGTCGGCGGGCAGATGCGCAAATTCGCGCCGCGCGCCATGCTGACCTTCAACGATGCCGATCTCGTCCTGCAGGCGGTGCTGGGTGGACAGGGCATCGCGCAAATGGCGGGCTACCAGATCAGCGATCACCTGCGTGCCGGCAGCCTGGTGGCGTGCCTGCCGCAATACGCGCCGGACGATCGAGGCCATTACATCTGCTATCTCAGCCGGGACCACCTGCCCGGGCGCATGCGTGTGTTCATCGACTATATGACGACGCATATCCGCGCGCTCGACCTGCAGACGCTGGACAGTTTCCTGCCCAAGCAGGGCTAG
- a CDS encoding SDR family oxidoreductase → MKILVIGGTGLIGSKLVQLLVQRGHEAIAASPGTGVDTITGEGLADALAGVQVVVDVANSPSFEDKAVLDFFETSGRNLLAAEANAGVDHHVALSVVGTDRLADSGYFRGKIAQEKLIKAGNIPYTIVRSTQFFEFLGGIVQSGTDGDVVRLPAGYVQPIASDDVALAMADATLGAPLNGTIEIAGPVRERMGALVQRYMQKTGNTRKVVASAQTPYFGAVLEDDTLVPGPNPRLGRIDFETWFARTPRK, encoded by the coding sequence ATGAAGATCCTCGTCATAGGTGGAACCGGCCTTATCGGTTCGAAGCTGGTCCAGCTCCTCGTCCAACGCGGCCATGAAGCCATCGCCGCGTCGCCGGGCACGGGCGTCGACACGATCACCGGTGAAGGCCTGGCCGACGCGCTCGCGGGTGTGCAGGTCGTGGTGGATGTCGCCAATTCGCCTTCTTTCGAGGACAAGGCGGTGCTCGACTTCTTTGAAACCTCCGGGCGGAACCTGCTGGCCGCCGAAGCCAATGCCGGCGTGGACCATCATGTGGCGCTGTCCGTGGTAGGCACGGACCGCCTTGCCGACAGCGGCTACTTCCGCGGCAAGATTGCCCAGGAAAAGCTGATAAAGGCCGGCAATATCCCCTACACCATCGTACGCAGCACGCAGTTCTTCGAGTTCCTGGGCGGGATCGTGCAGTCCGGCACCGACGGCGATGTGGTGCGGCTGCCTGCGGGGTATGTCCAGCCCATCGCCTCCGACGACGTGGCGCTGGCCATGGCGGACGCCACGCTGGGCGCGCCGCTCAATGGCACCATAGAGATCGCCGGGCCTGTGCGCGAACGCATGGGAGCCCTGGTCCAACGCTATATGCAGAAAACGGGCAATACCCGCAAGGTCGTCGCCAGTGCGCAAACGCCATATTTCGGCGCGGTGCTGGAAGACGATACGCTGGTGCCGGGACCCAACCCCCGCCTGGGCAGGATCGACTTCGAAACCTGGTTCGCGCGCACGCCGAGAAAATAA
- a CDS encoding NAD-dependent succinate-semialdehyde dehydrogenase: MTSLSQRLQRPELLRDACYIDGKWHEAGSGPTLAVTNPSTGQTIVSIPKLGRAETEHAIQRAEAALPAWSGRPAKERAAILQRWAALMMQNQGDLAAIMTAEQGKPVTEAAGEIAYAASFLEWFAEEAKRMDGEVLQSPKAGQRIMVLKQAVGVCAAITPWNFPAAMITRKLGPALAAGCTMIVKPAQQTPLTALALAVLAEEAGVPAGVMHVITGSSSDIGAALCESETVRKLSFTGSTEVGRKLMAQCAPTIKKLSLELGGNAPFIVFDDADLDKAVDGILASKFRNAGQTCVCANRIYVQDGVYDEVARRLAEKVGAMKVGDGFEQGVVQGPLIDEHAVKKVREHIDDATRAGAKVIVGGKAHALGGTFFEPTVVSGVTQSMLFAREETFGPVAPLFRFSTEAEALKLANDTIFGLAAYFYTCDNARVWRVSEGLEYGIVGINTGLISNEVGPFGGVKQSGLGREGSRHGLDEYVELKYLCVDIGA; the protein is encoded by the coding sequence GTGACCTCCCTATCCCAACGCCTGCAACGTCCCGAATTGCTGCGCGACGCCTGCTATATCGACGGCAAGTGGCATGAAGCGGGCAGCGGCCCCACCCTCGCGGTGACGAATCCTTCGACGGGCCAGACCATCGTGTCGATTCCCAAGCTGGGGCGCGCGGAGACCGAACATGCCATCCAGCGCGCCGAAGCCGCCTTGCCGGCGTGGTCCGGCCGTCCCGCGAAGGAACGCGCCGCCATCCTGCAACGCTGGGCCGCCCTGATGATGCAGAACCAGGGCGACCTGGCCGCCATCATGACCGCCGAACAGGGCAAGCCGGTCACCGAGGCAGCGGGGGAAATCGCCTACGCCGCCTCCTTCCTGGAATGGTTCGCCGAGGAAGCCAAGCGCATGGACGGCGAAGTCCTGCAAAGCCCCAAGGCCGGCCAGCGCATCATGGTGCTGAAGCAGGCCGTGGGCGTGTGCGCAGCCATCACGCCCTGGAATTTCCCCGCTGCGATGATCACGCGCAAGCTGGGCCCCGCCCTGGCGGCCGGCTGCACCATGATCGTCAAGCCGGCCCAGCAGACCCCGCTCACCGCGCTGGCGCTGGCAGTTCTCGCCGAGGAAGCCGGCGTACCGGCGGGCGTGATGCATGTGATCACGGGCAGCTCCAGCGATATCGGCGCCGCGCTCTGCGAAAGCGAAACGGTGCGCAAGCTCAGCTTCACCGGCTCGACGGAAGTCGGCCGCAAGCTGATGGCCCAATGCGCGCCGACGATCAAGAAACTGTCGCTGGAACTGGGCGGCAACGCGCCGTTCATCGTTTTCGACGATGCCGACCTGGACAAGGCCGTGGACGGCATCCTGGCCTCCAAGTTCCGCAACGCCGGCCAGACCTGCGTCTGCGCCAACCGCATTTACGTGCAGGATGGCGTCTACGACGAGGTCGCGCGGCGCCTGGCCGAAAAGGTCGGGGCGATGAAGGTGGGCGATGGCTTCGAGCAAGGCGTGGTGCAAGGTCCGCTGATCGACGAGCACGCCGTGAAGAAAGTGCGCGAACACATCGACGACGCCACCCGGGCCGGGGCCAAGGTCATCGTGGGCGGCAAGGCGCATGCGTTGGGCGGTACGTTCTTCGAACCGACGGTGGTCAGCGGTGTCACGCAGTCGATGCTGTTCGCGCGCGAGGAGACCTTCGGCCCGGTCGCCCCGCTGTTCCGCTTTTCGACGGAGGCCGAGGCGCTGAAACTGGCCAACGACACGATCTTCGGCCTCGCGGCCTATTTCTATACCTGCGACAACGCCCGCGTCTGGCGGGTATCGGAAGGCCTGGAGTATGGAATCGTGGGCATCAATACCGGCCTGATCTCCAACGAAGTCGGGCCGTTCGGCGGCGTCAAGCAGTCCGGCCTGGGTCGCGAGGGCTCGCGCCATGGCCTGGACGAATATGTCGAGCTGAAGTACCTGTGCGTCGACATCGGCGCCTGA
- a CDS encoding DUF899 domain-containing protein translates to MLVKEKEHTRARDALAAERRRMPWMAVADAYAFEGPEGRLSLPDLFAGRRQLIVYRAFYEPGVYGWPDHACRGCSMVADQVAHLAHLNARDTTLVFVSRAPQADIARLKARMGWGDIPWFTLTDRFDADFGVDEWHGTNVFYRDGDRIFRTYFLNNRGDEQMGSTWNYLDITPLGRQEVWEDSPPGYPQTPTYKWWNWHDSYVPGAAPDRKWVEVSDAGEATFRKKDGNPQP, encoded by the coding sequence CTGCTGGTGAAGGAAAAGGAACATACCCGCGCCCGTGACGCCCTGGCCGCCGAGCGCCGGCGCATGCCATGGATGGCGGTGGCCGACGCCTATGCATTCGAAGGGCCCGAAGGCAGGCTGAGCCTGCCCGATCTGTTCGCGGGCCGGCGCCAGTTGATCGTCTACCGCGCGTTCTACGAACCGGGCGTTTACGGCTGGCCCGACCACGCCTGCCGAGGCTGCTCCATGGTGGCCGACCAGGTGGCCCACCTGGCGCACTTGAACGCCCGCGACACCACCCTGGTGTTCGTGTCGCGCGCGCCGCAGGCGGATATCGCCCGGCTGAAGGCGCGCATGGGCTGGGGGGACATTCCGTGGTTCACCCTGACCGATCGCTTCGATGCCGACTTCGGCGTGGACGAGTGGCATGGAACGAACGTGTTCTATCGCGATGGCGACCGCATCTTCCGCACGTACTTCCTCAACAACCGTGGCGACGAGCAGATGGGCAGCACCTGGAACTATCTGGACATCACGCCGCTGGGGCGCCAGGAAGTCTGGGAAGATTCACCACCGGGCTATCCGCAGACGCCGACCTACAAGTGGTGGAACTGGCATGACAGCTACGTGCCGGGCGCGGCGCCGGACAGGAAATGGGTCGAGGTCTCCGATGCCGGCGAGGCGACGTTCCGGAAGAAGGACGGGAACCCGCAGCCGTGA